The sequence AAAGCCCGCAAGGACGGCACTCTGGATAGCCTCGCTGCCTGTGAAATCTTAAAACGCTATCACGAAATGTTGGTGTAAAGGGCGATCACATCGTCGTCCTCTTCGATCTTGTCGATCAGTTTTTCGCTCTCGGCTAGGGCTTGCTCGCTTAGGCTAATGGGGGCGTTGGCAATGCGTTGCAAGCTCGCCTTTTGCACAGGGATTTTTAAGGTTTCAAAGCCCTCGTTTAGCTGTTTAAAGTCTTGGTAATCGCCAATGGCAAAAAAGCTTTCCCCTTCCACTTCTAAACTCTCTAGCCCATAATCGATTAAACTAAGCTCCAAATCCTCTAAGGACAGATTTAAAGGTTTTAAATCCTCCAAACGCCCCTCTAAAACGCTTTTTCTTGAAAACATAAACTCCAAAGAGCCGTTATTGACAATGCTCGCCCCGGGGGTTTTGTTGAAGTAGCTTTTAAGGTTAGCGATGGTGCGGGTGGGGTTGTCGGTCATGCACTCGATGAAAAGCAAGACCCCGTGATTCGCCTTGCCCTCATAGCTCACCTCCACTAATTGCCCCTCTTTACTGCTCGCCCTTTTGATCGCCGCGTCTATGTTGTCCTTAGGCATGTTTTGCGCTTTAGCGTTTAAAATCGCTGTGCGTAATTTGGCGTTGCTGGCCGGGTCCCCTCCACCCTCTTTAGCTGCTAGCGTGATCGCCTTAGCCAATTTAGGAAACACCTTACTCATTTTATCCCAGCGTTTTTCTTTCGCTGCCCGTCTGTATTCAAAAGCCCGTCCCATTAAAATCCTTTCTGTAGTAACTCAGCCACCTCTTTGGCGTGGTAGCTAATGATCATATCCGCCCCCGCCCTTTTAAAGGCGGTCATGGTCTCTAGCACTAAATTATTGTAGTCCATGAGATTGTGGGCTTGGGCGAGTTTAAACATGGAATACTCCCCACTCACATTGTAGATAGCAAGGGGCAGCAGGGTGCGTTCTTTAATGTCCCTGATGATGTCTAAATAGGCAAGGGCGGGTTTTACCATGAGAATGTCCGCCCCCTGCACTTCGTCCTCTAAACTCTCTAAAATCGCTTCAAAGCGGTTAGAAAAGTCCATTTGATACGCCTTACGATCTCCAAAGCTAGGCGCGGAGTTAGCCGCCTCTCTAAAAGGCCCGTAGTAGCTGCTGGCAAACTTTGTAGAGTAGCTCATAATGGGTAGGTGGCTAAAGCCGTTAGAATCTAGGGCTTGGCGTAAAGCGGCTACCATACCATCTAACATGCTGCTAGGGGCAATCATATCCACCCCACTTTGCACCAAGATGAGGGCTTGTTTTGCCAAAATTTCTAAAGTGGCATCGTTGTCTAACACCCCATTTTTTAAAATCCCACAATGCCCGTGGTCGGTGTATTCGCAAAAGCACAAATCCGCCACCACGCACAAATCGGGAAAGTTTTCTTTGATCGCCCTTGTAGCGGTGGCGACAATGTGATCATCTTTTAAGGCACTTGAGCCCGTGCTGTCTTTGTGGCTAGGCAGTCCAAAGAGCAGCACCGCCTTAATGCCTAGGTTTTGTAGTAGGGTGCACTCTTTGAGTAAATCCTCTAAATCCATTTGCAACACCCCGGGCATGGAGGCGATGGGCGCACTCTTGCCTTCTTGGCGCACAAAGAGTGGGGCGATGAAGTCGGCGGTGTGTAACCTCGTTTCACGCACAAGGTTACGCAAAGTGGGCGTGGTCCTAAGACGGCGGAATCGTTTAAACATGGCAATCCTTATTTTTTAAGATGAAACAATCCTTGCAAAAGGGGGTATTGATGGCTGTCTTTAGGGCGTTTAGGGATAAAAAGCCCACGCTATCAATCCCTATAGTTTGGGCTTCATGGCCTTGCACGCTTAAAAGCTCGTTTTCTTTGGGGATGTCAATGCCCCAAAGGCAGGGGGCTAAAATGGCGGGGGAAGTGAGCAATAAATGGATGTGCCTAGCCCCTGCACTTTTGAGCATTTGGACCACGACTTTACTGGTCGTCCCCCTAACCAAAGAGTCGTCTATTAAAATAATGTCCTTGCCTTTAATGGGTTCAGCCACTAGGCTAAATTTTTGGCGGGCTTTAAGCTCCCTGCTCTCTTGACTGCTCTCTATGAAAGAGCGTCCCACATAGGGATTAAGGCTTAAAAGAGGGGCAAAGTCTAGACCTAGTTCTTTGGCATAAGCTAGGGCGGCTAGGGTGCCGCTACTTGGGATAGGCAGCACAAAATCCGCTTTTAAGGGGTGTTCTTTGGCTAGGGCTTGGCCTAATTTGGCACGCAGGGCATACACGCTTTGGTTAAACACTATGCTGCTAGGGCGGCTAAAGTAAATGGCTTCAAACACGCAGGGGCTAGGCGTGGGGGTGGCTAAAAGAGCTACGCCCTTTTTAGTGTAAAGCGTGGCGGGGGGGGATTCTTTGATGTTTATCGCCTCTAAAGCCTGCAGGGCGCAGGTCTCGCTGGCTAGGGCAAACCCGCCGTTTAAATCCCCCACAAAAAGGGGGCGATAACCTTTTGGGTCGCGCACTGCCATTAAATCATTGGGGGCTAAGACTAGAAAGGAGTAAGCTCCTTTAAGCGTGGGGACAATTTCCTTAAGTCTAGCTTCTAGACTAGGGGCTGTGGCTTGCTCTAGGGCTTTGGCGATGAACTTTGCGGGGGTTGTTGTGTTGTGTAAATTGCCACAAAAGGCGATGGCTAATCTCTCATTGGCGTAAAAGTCGTGGTAACTGCCTAAAACCTGCCCTAAAGCGTGGGGGGCGGAGGTGAAAAAATCGGGGGGGGTGCTGCTCAGTAACCCTTGAGATTGCTTAAACTCTATGTGGCTGTTAGCAGTGGCTAGGGCGATGCCCTCTTGGGCGCGGTGTTGCAAGGAGAGCAGGGCCTGGTGGGCAAGAGCGGGGGTGGCGCAAGCAAAGAGCCCAAACACTAGACCCTAGCCCCCCGTTTAGGCACTTTGGAAAAGAGCGGTCCAAATTCTTGCAAAATGCATCCGTGTATCGTAAAAATGTTGCGCTCATCTTTGTAGGCGTAGCTTAAACGCAATTCTAAAGTGTCCAATGCGCTTTTGATGATATACATGCCCAGCCCAAAACCATGCGCCTCGCTAGGGTTTTCGTGGTGGAAGTAGGGTTTGAAGTAGTGCATTAAGTCCTCTTTTAAAGGCTCGCCCCGATTTGAGATGGCAATGTCCTTACCGATGGTTTCAATTTTGACCTGCCGATCGGGGCTGTATTTTAAGGCATTGTCTAGCAAATTTTTAACCACAAGGCTAAAAAGCTCAAAGTCGGTCTCAAGGGTGTGGTTTGGCACATTTGCTACAATGCAAGCACTCCCCTTGTCTAAGAGCAACATGTTTTTTACATGCTCTAATAGGCGGTCCATCAAAAACATTTCTTTGGTGATTTTGTAGTTCTTAGAGGAGAGCTGCTCGATGCGGGCAAATTGCTCGATCAAAGCGTTTAGACGCTTAAAAGTGGTGAGTAGCCTTTCTTTTTGCACGCTGTTGTCCACCATTTCGGCGACAATCATTCCCTTTGCAATAGGGGTGCGTAGCTCGTGCATGATAGCGCGCAAGAATAAAATGCGCGACTCGTTCATGCCTTTAATTTTTTTGATAGCATTGTCAAAGGCTAGGGCTAAGTCTCCGATCTCATCTTGTTGGTCTAACTTGCACTCTATATCCATTTCCCCGCTTGAAAATAGGTGGACTTTTTTACGCAGTTCATTGATGGGGATAAAACCTTGCAACATGAAAACAAAAATCATGGTGATTAAAAACGCCCCCACAGAGATCGCAAAGTAGTAGTTGCGGTAAGAGGTCTTTTGGATTTCCTTATACAGCACCGTGTCGCCCTGACTTTTAAGGGAGATAAAAATTTTGTTGCCAACCTTGATGATGCGGGCTAGGGGATTCTCATCGTTTTCGATTATACCCTTCTGTTTGTCTAGGATTTCGTGCAGTTCTTGTTGGGTGATCTCTTGAAAACCCAATTCATGTAAATAGACTTCAGCAGAGTAGCGGTTATTTTTGTCGGCTAGAACTTGGTTGATTGTGGTGATGAATTGTTGGTGGCGGATTTGGGTTTGAAAATTCTCATGATCGATCTGTGAGCGGATAAAATAGTAAGAAAACGCCGCAAAGCTTGTGATCGAGATCACAAACAAAAAGACAATCTTACTAAAGATTGAAAAAGGCATTTAAAACTCTAGTTTATAGCCAACCCCCCGCACAGAGATGATGTGCTTAGGCTTCTTAGGGTCTTGCTCGATCTTGGAGCGCAAACGCCCAATGATGACATCTATGCTTTTATTGGAGCTTTCGGGACTAATGGACTCGGATTCAATGGCGATCGACTCCCTAGAAAAGACATAGCCCTTTTTGCTGATCAAGAGCGTAAGAATTTCATACTCCGCTCGGGTGAGCTCGAGTTTCCTATTTTGCATATAGACCTCTCTAGCATCGTGGTCTATCTTAAAAAGGTTGTTTTTGGCTTGCGTTTCTCCCTCTTGTGGGGGTTTTTTATTGTAGCGGCGCAACAAGGATTGGATGCGGGCTAGAAGTTCTTTAGGGTCGTAGGGTTTGGGGATGTAGTCGTCCGCCCCACACTCTAGGGCTTCTACCTTGTCGCTAAGGTCATTTCTAGCTGAAGAGATAATAATAGGAATGTCTTTTTGTTTAGAAATGCGCTTACACACCTCTAAGCCATCTAAATTAGGCAAGGTCAAGTCCAAGAGCAGTAGGTCGTATTGTTGGGTAGTGGCGGCACTGATGCCGGTGTAGGGCTCATCACAATTCACCACTTCAATGTCATGCTGGCTTAAAAATTCGCTCAAAATCTCAGCTAACTCAACATCATCTTCTATCATGAGTATCTTGATCATAAGCACCTCAATAGAAAGTTAACAAACGCCAAATATTAACATAAAATCAATGAAAACGAAATCAATCCTTGAAAGATTTCAGCCTTTCTTGAACCATATAGAGTTGGTATTGCAAATAATTGACCACTAGATCTAACTTCATTGGCAAGTTCTTGATTTGGGGGGACTTTAGACCCTCGAAGAGTAAAAGGGTCTTTTGCTCTAGGTCCTTTAAGAATTGCTGTTCCTCTTGCAAGACCTTGGGGCTTTGTTTGGGGGGCGGAGTTTTGTTAACCGCCTTGGGTTTTTGCTCGACTTGTTCGATTTCATCTAGAGTTTGGGAGATGATGTTTTTTAATTCCATTTGAGTAACCATTGTTCGATTGTTGCAAGTTCAGCCGGGGTGGCAGCTTGGCTAAATAGGGTCTGCATGTTTTGGATTTGAAAACGCTGCAAGGGGGCGTATTGGCTCAAACTTGCCCCCACTTTGGGCTTGGCTTGAGCGGGTTTTTGGGGGGTTTTTGGCTCAAGCGCACTCAAGCGTTTGTGGCTTTGCAAGGCTTGCTTGTGGTGTGGATCGCTCTTTAAAATGCTTTTGTAAATTTGTAAGGCTTCCACAACACGCCCTTGTAATTCATACACACCCGCTAACGCAATCGCTTGTTCCACTCTAAAAACCTTAATCGTTTATTCAACTTATTATATAATAGCCCCTTTTAATAATTGCTTTTAAAATTCAGTTTGAAAGAGTGGATAAGGGCGCAAAATGGAAGTGCATGCGCTGTATGTGGTTGTGGCAGGATTGGGACTTAGTGTGGTGAGCAGTCTATTGCTTAAAAAGATCGAAATGCCCGTCATCATCGGGTATATCTTCACCGGCCTTATCATCGCCGCCCTTTTTCACATCCAAGACTTTGAATCGCTTTCAGAAATCGCCGACTTTGGGATCGTGTTCCTCATGTTTATGATCGGGCTGGAGTTCAACTTTGACAAACTAAAGACCATGAAACAGGAGGTCTTGCTTTTTGGCGGGTTGCAGGTAGTCGTTACCTCCGCCTTGTACTTGCTCTTTGGCTACTTTGTGATGGGTTCGTCTTGGGGCTTTTCTTTGGTTGTGGCGATGGGCTTTTCGCTCTCCTCTACGGCGATTGTGCTGACATTCTTTGAAGAGAGCAAGCAGTTAAACACCCCCGTGGGCAAAATTGTGGTGGGGATTTTGATCTTTCAAGACATTGCGGCGATCCCCATGCTCTTGATTTTAATGCTCATGGGTGGGGGGAGTAACCACTTTTTAGGCTTGGTGATCAAAACCATCGTTTCGGCGGTGATCATTTTAACCCTCTTGCTCTTGCCCGGAAAACTTGCCGCCACAAGGATTTTAAGCCTAGCCGCAGAGAGCCGTTTGCCTGAGATTTTCATGGGAACGATTCTACTGATTGTCTTTGGGGCAGCAAGCCTTAGCCACTTTTTTGGCTTTTCCATGTCGCTTGGGGCGTTCGTGGCGGGCATGGCGATCTCCAAGTCGCGTTATCGTATCCGCGTGCAAGAGGAGTTCGCCCAGCTTAAAAACATCTTTTTGGGGCTTTTCTTTGTTACGGTGGGCATGCAAATCCACTTGGGCTTTTTATTTGAAAACCTCTTTGCGGTGATTTTCTTACTTGTCTTTGCCATGTTCTTAAAAACAGCGTTTTTATTTGGGATTTTACGCATCTTTAGAGACAGCAAGAGCTCTTTAAAAGCCGCCTTGTCTTTAGCGCAAATTGGGGAGTTTGCCCTAGTGGTGTTTTTGAGTGCGAGCAAACACAAACTTTTAACCTTGCAAAAACACGAGGGCATTTTAGCCTTCTTGCGCGATCACGACATCATCCATGTCGGGGCGGACGACATCCAACAATTCTTGGTGTTGATGATCATCTTTTCCATGCTCATCACCCCCTTTATTTTGAAATACTTGGATGCGATTGTGGACTTTTTCACCGATAAATTTAACAAAAACAAGGCTTAATCAAGGATGGTTCGAATTGGGATTGTGGGCTTGGGCTGTGTGGGCCTAAGTGTGGTGGAGATTTTAAACAAGCACGCCGATCTGTTGGCACAAAGGTGTGGGCGTGAGTTGGTGGTGCAAAGGGGAGTAGTTCGGGATTTAGGCAAAAAACGCTCCGTGGGCTTTGCTTTAAGCACGGACATCAACGCCCTTTTAGACGATCCGCAAATCGATCTCATTGTGGAGCTGAGTGGGCAGGTGGACTTGGCTTACAAGCTCGCCACAAAAGCCCTAGAGCAAGGCAAGGGCTTTATCACTGCAAACAAAGCCATGCTTGCCAAGCACCAAAAGTTGATCCACAGCCCCATCGGCTTTGAGGCGAGTGTGGGCGGGGGCATCCCCCTCATCAAGGCACTTAAAGAAGGGCTGGCGTCTAACGCCATTATCAGCATACAAGGCGTGGTCAAT is a genomic window of Helicobacter sp. NHP19-012 containing:
- the hemB gene encoding porphobilinogen synthase, whose amino-acid sequence is MFKRFRRLRTTPTLRNLVRETRLHTADFIAPLFVRQEGKSAPIASMPGVLQMDLEDLLKECTLLQNLGIKAVLLFGLPSHKDSTGSSALKDDHIVATATRAIKENFPDLCVVADLCFCEYTDHGHCGILKNGVLDNDATLEILAKQALILVQSGVDMIAPSSMLDGMVAALRQALDSNGFSHLPIMSYSTKFASSYYGPFREAANSAPSFGDRKAYQMDFSNRFEAILESLEDEVQGADILMVKPALAYLDIIRDIKERTLLPLAIYNVSGEYSMFKLAQAHNLMDYNNLVLETMTAFKRAGADMIISYHAKEVAELLQKGF
- a CDS encoding response regulator transcription factor, with amino-acid sequence MIKILMIEDDVELAEILSEFLSQHDIEVVNCDEPYTGISAATTQQYDLLLLDLTLPNLDGLEVCKRISKQKDIPIIISSARNDLSDKVEALECGADDYIPKPYDPKELLARIQSLLRRYNKKPPQEGETQAKNNLFKIDHDAREVYMQNRKLELTRAEYEILTLLISKKGYVFSRESIAIESESISPESSNKSIDVIIGRLRSKIEQDPKKPKHIISVRGVGYKLEF
- a CDS encoding ArsS family sensor histidine kinase, yielding MPFSIFSKIVFLFVISITSFAAFSYYFIRSQIDHENFQTQIRHQQFITTINQVLADKNNRYSAEVYLHELGFQEITQQELHEILDKQKGIIENDENPLARIIKVGNKIFISLKSQGDTVLYKEIQKTSYRNYYFAISVGAFLITMIFVFMLQGFIPINELRKKVHLFSSGEMDIECKLDQQDEIGDLALAFDNAIKKIKGMNESRILFLRAIMHELRTPIAKGMIVAEMVDNSVQKERLLTTFKRLNALIEQFARIEQLSSKNYKITKEMFLMDRLLEHVKNMLLLDKGSACIVANVPNHTLETDFELFSLVVKNLLDNALKYSPDRQVKIETIGKDIAISNRGEPLKEDLMHYFKPYFHHENPSEAHGFGLGMYIIKSALDTLELRLSYAYKDERNIFTIHGCILQEFGPLFSKVPKRGARV
- a CDS encoding amidophosphoribosyltransferase translates to MFGLFACATPALAHQALLSLQHRAQEGIALATANSHIEFKQSQGLLSSTPPDFFTSAPHALGQVLGSYHDFYANERLAIAFCGNLHNTTTPAKFIAKALEQATAPSLEARLKEIVPTLKGAYSFLVLAPNDLMAVRDPKGYRPLFVGDLNGGFALASETCALQALEAINIKESPPATLYTKKGVALLATPTPSPCVFEAIYFSRPSSIVFNQSVYALRAKLGQALAKEHPLKADFVLPIPSSGTLAALAYAKELGLDFAPLLSLNPYVGRSFIESSQESRELKARQKFSLVAEPIKGKDIILIDDSLVRGTTSKVVVQMLKSAGARHIHLLLTSPAILAPCLWGIDIPKENELLSVQGHEAQTIGIDSVGFLSLNALKTAINTPFCKDCFILKNKDCHV
- a CDS encoding CiaD-like domain-containing protein, whose product is MELKNIISQTLDEIEQVEQKPKAVNKTPPPKQSPKVLQEEQQFLKDLEQKTLLLFEGLKSPQIKNLPMKLDLVVNYLQYQLYMVQERLKSFKD
- a CDS encoding cation:proton antiporter, with protein sequence MEVHALYVVVAGLGLSVVSSLLLKKIEMPVIIGYIFTGLIIAALFHIQDFESLSEIADFGIVFLMFMIGLEFNFDKLKTMKQEVLLFGGLQVVVTSALYLLFGYFVMGSSWGFSLVVAMGFSLSSTAIVLTFFEESKQLNTPVGKIVVGILIFQDIAAIPMLLILMLMGGGSNHFLGLVIKTIVSAVIILTLLLLPGKLAATRILSLAAESRLPEIFMGTILLIVFGAASLSHFFGFSMSLGAFVAGMAISKSRYRIRVQEEFAQLKNIFLGLFFVTVGMQIHLGFLFENLFAVIFLLVFAMFLKTAFLFGILRIFRDSKSSLKAALSLAQIGEFALVVFLSASKHKLLTLQKHEGILAFLRDHDIIHVGADDIQQFLVLMIIFSMLITPFILKYLDAIVDFFTDKFNKNKA
- a CDS encoding YebC/PmpR family DNA-binding transcriptional regulator, with product MGRAFEYRRAAKEKRWDKMSKVFPKLAKAITLAAKEGGGDPASNAKLRTAILNAKAQNMPKDNIDAAIKRASSKEGQLVEVSYEGKANHGVLLFIECMTDNPTRTIANLKSYFNKTPGASIVNNGSLEFMFSRKSVLEGRLEDLKPLNLSLEDLELSLIDYGLESLEVEGESFFAIGDYQDFKQLNEGFETLKIPVQKASLQRIANAPISLSEQALAESEKLIDKIEEDDDVIALYTNIS